AATCTGCGTGAATTCTTTTTGTGCCACGGCAACCGGTTTGCCCTTATGGTCAAAAAGAATGGCCCTTGAGCTTGTGGTTCCCTGGTCAAGCGCCAGAACGTATTTTTGTTTATCCATAATACAAATTGTAGTCGTTATGAGATAATATAATTTGCTGCCAGTTTAGTGTATTCTTCAACCTGCGTTTTTTGCCAGTTGCCGTCAAATCCCATCTCGGAAGCCATAATGGCTGCAACAACGGGTGCTATTTCAACACTTGCCCTTGCATTCAGGAAAAGCGAACGTGTTCTCCTGGCCAGCATGTCTTCTAGCTTTTGGGGCATCTCATTCCTGCAGATCCATGTAATTTCGGCTTTTGTATAGGGAAGATCAGGATGAAGCGGCTTTGGATCTGCCTCTTCCATCTTTTTTATTTCGTGTGCATCCGATCCGTATATATGAAGCCTGTCATTGCGCGGCCATTCGCCATCGGCCCCATAAATTCTGAGAGTCCCGGTCCGGCAGGTTCCTGGCTGTAACATGCCTTTCCTTATAATGCGGTCGATTGTGTCTTCAGCCATCCGCCTGTAAATGGTCCATTTTCCTCCTTCAACGGTCACAAGCCCGGAAGAGGAGATACTTATTTTATGCCGGCGGGATAATTCGCGGGTTGCTGACGGATCGTCCGGACTGGCCACAAGGGGTCGCAGACCTGCAAAAACCGTGAGTATGTCTTTTCGTTGGGGAGGAACTTTGAAATACCGCAAAGTGGTGTTAAGGATGAAATCAATTTCTTTTTCAAGGGCTTTTGGTTCAAGGGCTGCCTCGTCCACAACGGTGTCTGTGGTTCCTACAACCACCTTATTGTACCACGGAATGGCAAAGAGGACACGCCCGTCATCGGTTTTGGGTATCATAACGGATGCATCGCCGGGAAGAAACTTTGAATCAAGCACAAGGTGAATTCCCTGGCTGGGTCGTATAGTCCTTTTCATTACCGGCTGGTCCATCCTGATGATATCATCCGTGAAAACACCGGTAGCGTTTACGACTACTTTAGCCCTGAATTCGTGTTCTTTTCCTGTGAGAGTGTCGATTGCCCTAACACCGCAGACGGAACCCTTATTATCTTTCAGCAATCCTGTAACCCTGCAATAATTCAGGCAGATACCGCCTTTATCATTCACAGAGCGCACCAGATCAATCAAAAGCCTTGTATCATCAAACTGCCCGTCATGATAAATTACGCCGCCAAGAAGCCCTTTTTCATTGAGCCCGGGCATTTTGGCGAGTGTTTTCGAACGGCCAATAAACTGTGATTTTCCAAGTGACAGCTTCCCGGCCAGCAGATCATAGAATTTAAGCCCGATCGTGTATTTAATGGCTTCCCAGGCGGAATAAACCGGTACAATAAATTGCTGGTTAAATGTAATATGAGGAGCGTTTTTTAATATCCTGCCCCTTTCACGAAGCGCTTCAAAAACAAGAACCAGGTCTCCCTGGGCCAGGTAACGGACACCGCCGTGAATGAGTTTTGTACTCCGGCTCGATGTTCCTTTTCCAAAGTCCTCCTGCTCAAGCAAGAGCGTGTCATAGTTACGATAAACCGCATCCAGGGCTATTCCTGCACCGGTAGCTCCACCACCGATCACAATGATATCCCGGTCGTGATTGTGATTACCTAAACGGTTTGTAAGTTCAGTGCGATTCAATAGGCTTTAATCGTGTTAAGCTTTTGTGTGAACCGGTTTACAACAGCCTCCTGCTGTGCCACCTTTGATCTCATGTCTTCCTGGTCGGCCTCATTTTTCGGGATGTTCCTGTCGGCTTCATCGATCTCGTTATTGGCTTTTTTTATCTTGTTTTCAGAGGATTCAATTTCATTTGATATCTTCTTCTTCCGTTTTTCGAGATCTTTCACATACGAAGCTTTTTCTTCTTTTGCCGCTCCTTCGTCCATTGAGGTAAGGAGGTTATTTTCGTTTACCAGTTCGGCAGAAACTTTTGAAAGTTCGGTGTTCTGAAGCACTATATTATCCTGCATTTCCTTTATCAGCGAACGGTTCGACTGTATAGACCGTTCCATTCTTGATTTGTCGTTTTTCAGGCTGTTAAGATCGTTGTTCAGATCCCTCAGCTTTTTCTCCTCATCCTGAAGCTGTCCTTTTACCAGGTTCATGTATTCTGATTTGGCAAACTGCTTCAGGTATTCTTTGGCCGCAATTAATTCAGCTTCATTGTTGGCTTTCTGGATATACTGATCTTTTTTCACCTCAAAACTTACCATCAGCATAACCAATGAATCCCTGCTTTCAAGCCGGCTGTATATATTCATAGGTGTAGCCGATATATCTTTAATGTTGGCACCGAAAATGGACATATCGCCATTCTCATTTACGACTTTTGATTTGGTACCGGATTGCAGTTCTTTAATCCAGCTTTTTTCAGTACGCTCATAACTAACCTCCGGTATGCTGATTGAAAAACCCGGATATTTGGCAGCGCCGTATTTCAGACTGTCCTCAGTTACCCTGATAGGTTTCTGGCTGAGTACAGGAATACAGATCATTAAAAGTGCCGTAAACGTCAGGAAAGAGTTTGGTTTCATCTCCATTTTTATTTAAAATTAGCTTTTTTTTATTAAACATTAAAATAAAAACCCTTATAGCAGTTAACACAGAGAGGATTCTTTTTCTACTTTTGAATGAATTCATTAAACCAAAAATAACCTAAACATCATGAAAAAAGCGCCTATTCTTTTTTTACTGGCTGCATTAACACTATTAATGGTGCAAAGCTGTAAAAAATGGAGTCAACAGGCTTCAGGAAGCCTTATGTATGTGACAAATGAAGGAGGTCAGAAACTGGCCTATGATACAAGTTCCGGCGTAAAGCTGGTGTTTGACAAAGGGTTTGCATTTAAGGACCTGAATAAAAACGGAAACCTTGATAAATATGAAGACTGGCGCCTGCCTGCAGATGAAAGAGCAAAGGACCTGGCTTCAAAACTCAGCGTGGAACAAATTGCAGGGTTGATGCTTTATAGTGCGCATCAGTCGATTCCTGCCGGAGCCACGAGGTTCATGGGCGGCACTTATAACGGGAAACCTTTTACTGAAAGTGGTGCCAAAGCATCTGACCTGAGCGACCAGCAAATCAAATTTCTGAAAGAAGACAATGTAAGGCATGTGTTGGTAACAAGGGTACAAAGCGCTGAAATTGCTGCCATATGGAATAACAATGTGCAGGCCCTTTGCGAAGGCATCGGTTTCGGAATACCTGCCAATAACAGTTCAGATCCACGCCACCAGGCCAGTTCCGAGGTTGAATACCTTACCGGTTCTGCAGGTCAGATATCCATGTGGCCGGGTTCGCTGGGTATGGCTGCTACATTTGATCCTGAACTGGTAAAGCAATTCGGACATATTGCATCGCAGGAATACAGGGCGCTTGGCATCGCCACAGCCCTTTCGCCCCAAATTGACCTGGCCACCGAACCCAGGTGGGGCCGGTTCAGCGGTACATTCGGCGAAAGTCCAAAATTGAATACCGATATGGCAAGGGCCTACGTTGACGGATTCCAGACCTCAGAGGGTGAAAACGTGATTGCTGACGGCTGGGGATATACAAGCGTGAATGCGATGATCAAGCATTGGCCAGGTGGAGGTCCTGAAGAAGGCGGTCGTGACGCTCACTTTTCATTCGGTAAATACGCCGTTTATCCTGGTAAAAACCTGGCAGATCACCTGATGTCATTTACCCAGGGAGCTTTTAAACTGGAAGGTCCCACTAAAATGGCTTCAGCTGTTATGCCTTATTATACAATTTCCTACGGGCTTGACACGGTAAATAAGGAAAATGTAGGTAATTCCTTCAGCGCTTATCTTATTCATGATATGCTAAGGGGACAATATGGTTATGACGGTGTTGCATGCACCGATTGGGGTGTAACCCAGGATTACAAAGCGATTGACGGCTTCGGCACCACATCCTGGGGTGTTGAAGGCCTAACTGTTGCTGAAAGGCATTACAAGGCCATAATGGCCGGAATGGACCAGTTTGGCGGCAACAACGATAAAGGTCCTGTTCTCGAAGCTTACCAGATGGGAGTAAAAGAACACGGTGAGGAATTCATGCGCAAAAGGTTTGAAGAGTCAGCTGTTCGACTGCTCAGAAATATTTTCCATACAGGTTTGTTTGAGATTCCTTACCTTGATGTTGAGACCACAAAGAAAACCGTTGGAAATGCTGATTTTATGAAGGCCGGCTATGAGGCACAGGTAAAATCAATTGTCATGGTGAAGAACAGCGGCAAGGTTCTGCCTCTCAAAAAGCAACTTACTGCCTATGTGCCTAAAAGATTTACACCGGCTTCACGTAATTTTCTCGGTATGGAAGAGCCTGCTTCGTTAAATTACCCGATCAGCATTGAAACAGTTAAGAAGTATTTCAACGTTACCGATAATCCGGCTGAAGCTGACTTTGCCCTGGTTTGCATTGCCAGTCCGAATTCTGGCAGTGGTTATGATCCTAATGATGTGAAAAAAGGCGGAAACGGGTATGTGCCTATCAGTCTCCAGTATAAACCTTACAAAGCTGTAGATGCCCGTGACGTAAGCCTTGCAGGGGGCGATCCGCTTGAAAAATTCACAAACAGAAGCTATAAAAACAAAACAGTAACCCCTTCAAATACAGGTGATTTGAATATGGTACTCGATGCCCGTAAAGCAATGAAAGACAAACCGGTTATTGTTGTAATAGATGTTTCAAAGCCAATGGTTTTCAGTGAATTCGAAAACCAGGCAAATGCCATAATCCTGGCTTTCGGGGTTCAGGACCAGGCTAAGCTGGATATCCTCACCGGAGCGTATGAGCCTTCGGGACTCCTTCCTTTCCAGATGCCGGCGGACATGAAAACAGTCGAGCTTCAGAAGGAAGATGTTCCTTTTGATATGACCTGTCATAAAGATGCAGACGGAAATGTATACGATTTCGGATTCGGCCTTAACTGGAGCGGCATGATTAAGGACGCGAGGACGGAGAAGTATGCCAGGTGAAGCGTACGTCATTGCGAGGAGCTTGAAAAAACTATGATTATAGTACAAGGTTTTCGTCGACGAAGCAATCTGCCGGAACAGGCAGGACGTTGCCAAGAGCCACATTTTTACAGGGGCTGTCTTGGTCAGGGTTTACCTGTGCAGGCAGATTGCTTCGTCACATATACATCCTGCTATAATCAATTATTTTTGATGTTCCTCGCAATGACGGGTATTACTAACAGACTAACAGACTAACAGACTTAAAACATGCGTTACCTATTTGCATTACTCGTAATCCTCGCCTTATCCTGTTCCAAAAGCCCTGAACAGAAACTTGTTCTGAATGATCAGAATTATTTTGAATTACCCGGCCTCAATGTTATGGTATTCGAGGATATCTATCCGGAAGGCCACCAGGGTGGTGTCGGTTTTATACAGCACGGGGTGAGGGTTGCCACCAACGGTGATGTCCGCCTGGAACTAACTCCCGGCCAATTCCAGCCTATACCTAAGGTTGGCCCGCGCGATATAAACCGCGACAGCAACCAGATCTCAGTCAAACTCTGGTATCCTGACACGGCTATCAACCGCAAAGGATTTAATCCCATATTCTATCCCGACCTGGTGTTGACTTATTCCATCAGGGTAAAGGCTGAGGAAGATTATTTCCGGATTTACGTCGACCTGGATAAACCAGTGCCGCAAGAGTGGCTGGGGAAAATAGGTTTCAATATTGAACTATTCCCTCCGGCCTTGTTCGGAAAAACATGGATGATGGATTCCGCATCAGGGTTTTTCCCTCCCCAGGCAAACGGCCCGGAAATCCTTGATGAAAACAATGAAAACCAGGCCACGCCAATGGCAGTCGGTAGAAAACTCACCGTGGCCCCCGAATCGGATAAACAACGTTTCTCCATTGAAAGCTCAACAGCGGATATTCAATTACTCGATGGCCGAATCAGGCATACGAACGGATGGTTTGTTGTACGGTCACCGATTCCGGCAGGAGTAACTAAAAATGCCATTGTATGGACTGTAAAGGTAAATCATTTGCCGGGCTGGAAGGCTGACCCGGTTGTTCATGTTTCACAGGTCGGTTACCATCCCAATCAGCAAAAAACAGCTGTAATTGAACTCGACAACGCTGAAAAATCAATTACGTCTGCCAGTCTTGTGAAAATCACTGAGGATGGCGAAAAGGCTGTAAAAATGGCCAAACCGTCAAAATGGGGGAAATTCCTTCGTTATCAATGCGTGTTGTTTGATTTTTCTGATGTAAAAGAATCTGGTACTTACCAGGTAAAATACGGGGATTTTAAATCGAATCCTTTTGTTATCTCCCCGACAATTTATGAGCGTCACGTCTGGCAGCCCACTCTCGAGGTTTTTCTACCGGTGCAGATGTGTCATATGAAGGTCACTGATGCATACAGGGTTTGGCATGGCGCCTGCCATCTGGACGATGCCGTGATGGCACCTGTAGATTCGGTACTGTTTGACGGGTACGCACAAGGTCCGTCCACACTTACGAAGTTTAAGCCGGGTGACAGGGTTCCGGGACTCAACAGGGGCGGCTGGCATGATGCAGGTGATGACGATTTAAGAGTGGAATCACAGGCTGGAAGCGTTCAATTGTTATCCATGGCCTGGGAAGAATTCAAACCGGAACTGGATGCCACTACAATCAACCAGGCAGCCCGTGAAGTGAAAATTCATGTTCCCGACGGGAAACCGGATATTTTGCAGCAGATTGAACATGGCGCCATCACGGTTCTTGCCGGTTATGAAAGCATGGGCCGTGTTTACCGCGGTATCATAAGTCCGTCGCTCAAACAGTATACCATGGTGGGCGATGTGTCAAACCAGACTGATAACCTCAACTACAACGGGTCGGTGAAATATAACGGTAGCTTTGAATCGCGTGCGGGAATTAAGGATGACCGGGCTGTCTATACCGAAGAAAATCCGGGTCATGAATTTGATGCGATCCAGGGTTTGGCTGCCGCCGGAAGATCTCTTAAAGGTTACGATGATAAACTGGCTGAACGTTGTGTTAAAGCAGCGATCGGATTATGGGGCCAGAAAAGGCAACTTACATCCTGGCAGCTTTCCTCACAGATCAATGCGGCAGTGGAATTGTACCTGACAACCCATTCACCTGAATTCAGGGACTTTCTGCTGGCGAATACCGATTCGATAACCAAACGGATTTCCTCGGTTGGCTGGATGGTTGTGAGAACGGTTCCGGATATCAATGATGCCGTATATACCAAAAAGATTGAGGAAGCGCTTGCAACCCTATCAAAACAAATTATCGAGCAGGGAAAGGAAACTCCTTACGGTGTTCCCTACAGGCCTCATATCTGGGGCGCAGGCTGGAATATCCAGGAATTCGGGGTGCACCAGTATTATCTTGCCAAATATTTCCCGAAGTTGTTCAGCTACGATTATATGTTCAACGCGCTGAATTTTGTTCTCGGTTGTCATCCGGGTGATAATACGGCGTCCTTTGCTTCCGGGGTAGGTTCAAAATCGGCTACAATGGCCTATGGGTATAACCGTGCGGATTATTCATATATTCCCGGCGGTGTGGTTTCGGGAACTGCGCTTATCCGTCCTGATTTTGCCGAACTGAAGGAGTTTCCCTTCCTCTGGCAGCAAACCGAGTATGTGCTGGGTGGTGGCGAAAGCAATTACCTGTTCCTTGTTCTGGCAGCGGATAAGGTATTGAAGTAAGCCTGTCTTCTTAAAACGTAAATCAGTGTTCAGTGTTCGGTGTTAAGATTTAAACATTCGCTGGTGGCGATGATCTTTTAAGATTCGTCTATATATTTCCGGCATTCGTATATTTCGTTTTTAAACCAGCTGATATCACCGGATATTTGTATTGTAGAAAAAGGTTATAGTTTTTTCTAAGTAGTTAGGGTTTTGATACAGGGGTTGGTATGGGTGTGCTGCCAGGCACACCCATTTTTTTTGATACTGGATACTGGAAGCTGGATACTGGAAGCCGGATCTCTTAGGTCTTAATACCTTATTACTTGACAGCTAACAAAACACCGAACATCGAACACCGATTTAAGATTTAAGAAGTTTATCAAACTAACAGACTATCGACACAAACCCCCTATTCATCGATTTTGTTTCCAACTGTCTGTTCCTTATAACTACCTTTATTTGATTTTATATTTAACAGCTGACAGCGTAATTAACCTATAATCCTTAAGTAATGAAAAATAGAAATCTTACCTGCCGGGTATTATTTGCTTTTGCCGTAATAACGGCATTAACAGCACAATCCTATTCGCAGGCACCGCAATTGGGAAAAGCCACAGTGAAACAGGTTGTGGCGGCTATGACACTCGAAGAAAAAGTAAACCTTGTTGTAGGCACCGGTATGCGCATGCCGGGACCTCCGCCATCCACACCTCCGGGTAACCCGAATGCAAAGCCGGGTCAGACGCCTCAGGGTCAGCAGCCGCCTGCACCGGCTCCCGGACAGGGAGTCGGCCAGACATCGGTACTGGTTGATGGTTCTGCAGGAACCACTTTCGCAATCCCCAGGCTCGGCATCAATCCTTCGGTTGTTGCCGACGGTCCCGCAGGACTGAGGATAAGTCCAACCCGCACTGACGACAACAAAACCTATTATTGTACTGCCTTCCCGGTTGGTACTTTGCTGGCTTCCACATGGAATACAACCCTTGTAAATGAAGTCGGCAAGGCCATGGGAAATGAAGTGCTCGAATACGGAGTTGACGTCATCCTGGGACCCGGAATGAACATCCAGCGCAATCCGCTGTGCGGAAGAAACTTCGAATACTATTCCGAAGATCCTTTAATTACGGGCAAAATCGCCGCTGCCATGGTCAATGGTATTCAGTCAAACGGTGTGGGGACATCTATCAAACATTTTGCAGGTAACAATGCTGAAACCAATCGCAATGCACTCAATGTTAAAGTAAGTGAAAGAGCTCTCCGTGAGATTTACCTTGAAGGTTTCAGAATAGCGGTTCAGGAAGCACAACCATGGACAGTGATGTCATCCTATAACCTGATCAACGGAACCTATACATCTGAAAACCCGGGCTTGCTTACCGATATATTAAGGAAGGACTGGGGCTTTAAGGGTTATGTAATGACCGACTGGTTCGGCGGAAAAGATGCAGTAGCCCAGATGAAAGCCGGCAATGACATTCTGATGCCCGGCACACCCAACCAGAGCAAAGCGATCCTTCAGGCTGTAAAGGACGGTAAACTTGATGAGAAAGTTATCGATCGGAATGTGGAAAGAATTCTCAATATAATTCTTGCCGGACCCCGGTTTAAAGGTTTTAAATACTCCAATAAGCCCGATTTGAAAGCTCATGCCCTGGTTACCCGCCAGGCTGCCACCGAAGGAATGGTACTTCTGAAAAATGAGGGATCGGCTTTGCCTTTGGCTTCGGACATTAAAAAGCTCGCAGTATTCGGAAATACATCCTATGATATTATATCAGGCGGAACGGGAAGCGGTGACGTTAACGAGGCATATAGTGTTTCCCTTACGGAAGGTCTGCAGAATGCAGGCTATGTGGTGAATGCAAACCTGAAAACGTTATATGAAGCCCTGCTGGCAGCAAATAAAGAAGGCAGACCCAAAAGAGAAGGAATGTCCATGTTCATGCCGGTTGAACCGGTTCCCGAATTTGAAATCAGTTCAGGCCTTGCTAACAGTATGGCAGTTACGAATGATGCAGCAGTTATCACAATCGGAAGAAATTCAGGTGAAGGCGGTGACAGGTCAAGTGGTAAAGGAGATTTCCAGTTAACGGATAACGAACAGAAGCTGATTCGCACAGTGGCAGATGCTTTTAAAGCCAAAGGAAA
The window above is part of the Bacteroidales bacterium genome. Proteins encoded here:
- a CDS encoding glycoside hydrolase family 3 N-terminal domain-containing protein, translating into MKKAPILFLLAALTLLMVQSCKKWSQQASGSLMYVTNEGGQKLAYDTSSGVKLVFDKGFAFKDLNKNGNLDKYEDWRLPADERAKDLASKLSVEQIAGLMLYSAHQSIPAGATRFMGGTYNGKPFTESGAKASDLSDQQIKFLKEDNVRHVLVTRVQSAEIAAIWNNNVQALCEGIGFGIPANNSSDPRHQASSEVEYLTGSAGQISMWPGSLGMAATFDPELVKQFGHIASQEYRALGIATALSPQIDLATEPRWGRFSGTFGESPKLNTDMARAYVDGFQTSEGENVIADGWGYTSVNAMIKHWPGGGPEEGGRDAHFSFGKYAVYPGKNLADHLMSFTQGAFKLEGPTKMASAVMPYYTISYGLDTVNKENVGNSFSAYLIHDMLRGQYGYDGVACTDWGVTQDYKAIDGFGTTSWGVEGLTVAERHYKAIMAGMDQFGGNNDKGPVLEAYQMGVKEHGEEFMRKRFEESAVRLLRNIFHTGLFEIPYLDVETTKKTVGNADFMKAGYEAQVKSIVMVKNSGKVLPLKKQLTAYVPKRFTPASRNFLGMEEPASLNYPISIETVKKYFNVTDNPAEADFALVCIASPNSGSGYDPNDVKKGGNGYVPISLQYKPYKAVDARDVSLAGGDPLEKFTNRSYKNKTVTPSNTGDLNMVLDARKAMKDKPVIVVIDVSKPMVFSEFENQANAIILAFGVQDQAKLDILTGAYEPSGLLPFQMPADMKTVELQKEDVPFDMTCHKDADGNVYDFGFGLNWSGMIKDARTEKYAR
- a CDS encoding glycoside hydrolase family 9 protein — its product is MRYLFALLVILALSCSKSPEQKLVLNDQNYFELPGLNVMVFEDIYPEGHQGGVGFIQHGVRVATNGDVRLELTPGQFQPIPKVGPRDINRDSNQISVKLWYPDTAINRKGFNPIFYPDLVLTYSIRVKAEEDYFRIYVDLDKPVPQEWLGKIGFNIELFPPALFGKTWMMDSASGFFPPQANGPEILDENNENQATPMAVGRKLTVAPESDKQRFSIESSTADIQLLDGRIRHTNGWFVVRSPIPAGVTKNAIVWTVKVNHLPGWKADPVVHVSQVGYHPNQQKTAVIELDNAEKSITSASLVKITEDGEKAVKMAKPSKWGKFLRYQCVLFDFSDVKESGTYQVKYGDFKSNPFVISPTIYERHVWQPTLEVFLPVQMCHMKVTDAYRVWHGACHLDDAVMAPVDSVLFDGYAQGPSTLTKFKPGDRVPGLNRGGWHDAGDDDLRVESQAGSVQLLSMAWEEFKPELDATTINQAAREVKIHVPDGKPDILQQIEHGAITVLAGYESMGRVYRGIISPSLKQYTMVGDVSNQTDNLNYNGSVKYNGSFESRAGIKDDRAVYTEENPGHEFDAIQGLAAAGRSLKGYDDKLAERCVKAAIGLWGQKRQLTSWQLSSQINAAVELYLTTHSPEFRDFLLANTDSITKRISSVGWMVVRTVPDINDAVYTKKIEEALATLSKQIIEQGKETPYGVPYRPHIWGAGWNIQEFGVHQYYLAKYFPKLFSYDYMFNALNFVLGCHPGDNTASFASGVGSKSATMAYGYNRADYSYIPGGVVSGTALIRPDFAELKEFPFLWQQTEYVLGGGESNYLFLVLAADKVLK
- a CDS encoding glycerol-3-phosphate dehydrogenase/oxidase, whose translation is MNRTELTNRLGNHNHDRDIIVIGGGATGAGIALDAVYRNYDTLLLEQEDFGKGTSSRSTKLIHGGVRYLAQGDLVLVFEALRERGRILKNAPHITFNQQFIVPVYSAWEAIKYTIGLKFYDLLAGKLSLGKSQFIGRSKTLAKMPGLNEKGLLGGVIYHDGQFDDTRLLIDLVRSVNDKGGICLNYCRVTGLLKDNKGSVCGVRAIDTLTGKEHEFRAKVVVNATGVFTDDIIRMDQPVMKRTIRPSQGIHLVLDSKFLPGDASVMIPKTDDGRVLFAIPWYNKVVVGTTDTVVDEAALEPKALEKEIDFILNTTLRYFKVPPQRKDILTVFAGLRPLVASPDDPSATRELSRRHKISISSSGLVTVEGGKWTIYRRMAEDTIDRIIRKGMLQPGTCRTGTLRIYGADGEWPRNDRLHIYGSDAHEIKKMEEADPKPLHPDLPYTKAEITWICRNEMPQKLEDMLARRTRSLFLNARASVEIAPVVAAIMASEMGFDGNWQKTQVEEYTKLAANYIIS
- a CDS encoding glycoside hydrolase family 3 N-terminal domain-containing protein is translated as MKNRNLTCRVLFAFAVITALTAQSYSQAPQLGKATVKQVVAAMTLEEKVNLVVGTGMRMPGPPPSTPPGNPNAKPGQTPQGQQPPAPAPGQGVGQTSVLVDGSAGTTFAIPRLGINPSVVADGPAGLRISPTRTDDNKTYYCTAFPVGTLLASTWNTTLVNEVGKAMGNEVLEYGVDVILGPGMNIQRNPLCGRNFEYYSEDPLITGKIAAAMVNGIQSNGVGTSIKHFAGNNAETNRNALNVKVSERALREIYLEGFRIAVQEAQPWTVMSSYNLINGTYTSENPGLLTDILRKDWGFKGYVMTDWFGGKDAVAQMKAGNDILMPGTPNQSKAILQAVKDGKLDEKVIDRNVERILNIILAGPRFKGFKYSNKPDLKAHALVTRQAATEGMVLLKNEGSALPLASDIKKLAVFGNTSYDIISGGTGSGDVNEAYSVSLTEGLQNAGYVVNANLKTLYEALLAANKEGRPKREGMSMFMPVEPVPEFEISSGLANSMAVTNDAAVITIGRNSGEGGDRSSGKGDFQLTDNEQKLIRTVADAFKAKGKKTIVVLNVGGVIETDSWKQIPDAILLAWQAGQETGNSIADILSGKDNPSGKLAVTFPAKYEDVPSAATFPGKPLQPDNNTGGGFFRSVPAEDTYTDGIYVGYRYYESFGVKPSYEFGYGLSYTTFNYGQIKLSSGKFSKTLTVSVDIKNTGKVAGKEVVELYLTAPKGSLDKPAIELKGFAKTKLLQPGETQTLTFTLADRNLCSFDPASSSWIADPGTYTVSIGASSRDIKSKADFTLAKKLVVKKETIALVPEEKINEIRPK